The genomic stretch TAAGTCTAGGGGTTTATTATTTAAGACATTAAGTGCATAACTCCAAGACTAAATGATCGAACAGCATCCGAACGCCTTTAGATGCTGTTTTTAGTCTTAACAACCTGATGGTGTTCCTTTCCTTTGCGGGTCGTGCATCCACATAAAAGTCTTTTTTAAGACATCATTATTCTTCTTCCTTTTGTGGTTCACTCTAGTAATATCCATTGCCACAACGTCTTACGGCACAAGTCAGAACCAAACCTAACCTTTTTTTCTTGCTTCTTGCCGCTTGATGACTCAGTAGGCGCAACCCCTAACATTTTCTCAAATCTACGTCTTGATAAATACCTTTTAGTGTATTTATTCTTGCTGCGTTTGGTCGCTGGTTTAAAGACTACAATCGGCTTGTTATCTTCATCTAAGAAATTCTCAAACGGATAAATTTGACCAATTAAAATTGCTTGCTGTCTTTTTCCAAATCCAAACTTAATTAACACTTTTAAGTAAGGTTTAAACCGTTCATCTTGCATCAATTCGGTTAACTCTTGCTCTATTTCTATTTCTTCTGATTGAAGGTCAATTAACCGTTTAGCGTGCTTTCTGACCGTATCAGTTAACCCTAACCCTATCGTCTTGGAGTATAGATTATCGTACCGTTTCCAAGGTCTTAAACCCGCTAACCATCGATAAAAGATAGGCACAGTATAACCACGTCTACCCACTACTTGACTACTAATTTCTGGGAATTGCCATGATAAATCTTGGCGCATTCGATTAATAATCGGATTTTGTACCCGATTAAGATGCTCAAGTCTTAAACTTAATTCCCTAACTCGTTGGGTGACTTTATCTCGGATGATCAAGAATTTCTTCGGTCGCTCTAGGTTACTTAACCCATAATGCGCCAACGCAAAAGCATCTGTCTCGTCTTCCTTATCGGGTAAACCCAGATGATCTCGATGCGTCGTTAGGGCGTTATGTCCTATCAGTCTAACCTCAATGCCGTGATCAATCAAAACCGTTGACCATATTTTAGAGTAATTAACTCCTGTTGGTTCTAAAACCGCAATGTCAGGTTTTAAGGCAAGTAACGCTTTAACATCGGCGGAATTAGCCTCAAAATGATGATAAAGACTTCGATCTATATAAAATTGTCTAGGTTCACTCGGCAGCGCGTCAAGTAGACAACAGACTGCCGTTCCGTTGCCAATGTCCATACCAAGGACTCTCATAGTTTTAATCAGGTGATAGTGAATATTCCAAACACCCCAAACCAAAAGCCGATGAATCACCCAAAAGCCCTAACAAAAAGTGAGCCTATTTCCCTGTTACAGCCGTTTTAGCTTAAGCATGACTCAAGCTAACTGATTTGAGCATTCCGTTAAAACTGTCCGAGCCGACGAAGTTTAAAAAGCCGAAGCCTGCTTCAGTCCTACAGCCCTAAAACAGTCCTAAACAGAAAGACGGGAAGGTTTGGAAGCTTCCCATTATGTCCCCAAAAGTTAGGGAACATTTCAACTAGTAGCTAACCAGTCTCATCAGATGGGAGAGCGATCGCACTCAACTTTATCAGTAAGTTTGTCCCTAGTGAATTGTTTCAAATTGTAACAATCACTTAGTTAGTAATTACTTATTGTTATTGATGTGAAACTTCATCAATTGTTCAATAACAATTTGACGTTCTTTGTCAGAAAAGATGCGAGGGGAACCATTTCTTAATTTAAGTCGTATAAATTCCCCATCATCGTTAACTTCTGCTATCTCAAAGGTGTTAATCATAGTGAAGCATTCCTTCTCTTTAACTGTGTAAGGAATTAGAACAAATTGAGGTATGGATAGATTAATATCAGTCATTTTGTGTTATCATCAAAATAGGTTTAAACAATTAAACGAAAGGACGTTTGAGTATCCCTCACTGTAACTTGCAAAATTAATTCAGTGAGGGATTTATTATTCCTTATGTCTCGTTAAATTCTTGGTTAAAGTACCCTTTTTAATCTCCTCATAGAAAGTTTTTAACTCCTCACAATTTTCGGTCAAAAATTCTGTAAATGAGTCACTAGCATCTTTTATTAAACACAGATGATATTCTTCAAAAGCCTTTGAAGCAATTGCTAGACAACAAGACACATTAACTAAGTGTAATTGA from Aphanothece sacrum FPU1 encodes the following:
- a CDS encoding IS110 family transposase, which produces MRVLGMDIGNGTAVCCLLDALPSEPRQFYIDRSLYHHFEANSADVKALLALKPDIAVLEPTGVNYSKIWSTVLIDHGIEVRLIGHNALTTHRDHLGLPDKEDETDAFALAHYGLSNLERPKKFLIIRDKVTQRVRELSLRLEHLNRVQNPIINRMRQDLSWQFPEISSQVVGRRGYTVPIFYRWLAGLRPWKRYDNLYSKTIGLGLTDTVRKHAKRLIDLQSEEIEIEQELTELMQDERFKPYLKVLIKFGFGKRQQAILIGQIYPFENFLDEDNKPIVVFKPATKRSKNKYTKRYLSRRRFEKMLGVAPTESSSGKKQEKKVRFGSDLCRKTLWQWILLE